The genomic stretch CTCGAACGCGACCTGCGCGCCGCGGCTGGTTTCGGCCATCTGCTTGAGTTTGATCTTGCGCGAGGTCATCAGCGCCATCTCCGACATCGCGAAGAAGGCGTTGAGGACGATCAGGGCAATGACGATCAGCAGTTCCAGCATGCGGTCCGTCCGTCAGGATGTTGGCAGGCTGGGGTGCAGGCGCCGTGAGGGCGCTGGCCGTGTGGGCGCGCGATGCGCGCGAAGGCGGGGGTGGGCGGCCGTTCTGGGTCGTCGTCCATTGCGTGGAGGCTGGGTGAAAAGGGGGATAAGCGTCTGGATGGTAGCAGGACGGCGGAAATCAACCCGGCAACGGGCGCGCGCCGATGTCCCCAAACCGTCATAATTCGCCCCGCAGACCCACCGAGCCGGCCGTTCCGGCACCACGAGGCCCCCTCCGCATGTTCTCCCTGCAAACGATCTTCGGCCAAGGCAACCAGTTCTATACGCTGCTGGAAGAGGCCGCCGTCGCCGCCCACGACAGCACCCGCGCCCTCCACGCCATGCTCAAGGCCGCCGATCGCCAGCCCGCGCTGGACGCCTTCAAGCTGGCCCGCCAGCGCGAGCGCGAAGCGTCCGACAAGATCAGCCACGAGCTGGTCAACAGCTTCATCACCCCGATCGAACGCGAGGACATCGAAGCCCTGGCCTCGGCGCTGTACAAGATTCCCAAGCAGGTCGAGAAGTTCGCCGACCGCTACTCGCTCGCCACGCGCCACCTGGAGCACATCGATTTCGCGCCGCGCGCGGCGATGCTGGAGCAGGCCTCGGCGGTCGTGGTGAAGATGGTGCACGAGCTGCGCAACCTGAAGCTCGAGCCGATGAAGGCGCTCAACGACCAGTTGCGCTCCATCGAGAACGAAGCCGACCGCCTGATGCTCGAGCTGTA from Lysobacter auxotrophicus encodes the following:
- a CDS encoding DUF47 domain-containing protein, coding for MFSLQTIFGQGNQFYTLLEEAAVAAHDSTRALHAMLKAADRQPALDAFKLARQREREASDKISHELVNSFITPIEREDIEALASALYKIPKQVEKFADRYSLATRHLEHIDFAPRAAMLEQASAVVVKMVHELRNLKLEPMKALNDQLRSIENEADRLMLELYRDIYSGRLDNLQMFLLKEFFEILEKAIDRCREAGVVAYEIVLKNS